The following nucleotide sequence is from Trypanosoma brucei gambiense DAL972 chromosome 3, complete sequence.
TCGTGTCTGTGCGCACTAAGGCAATTGTTTTTCCtcagacatatatatatattcttttggTGATGGCAGCCCTCTCTGCCCGCTTCACTCGCACCATacatctcaaaaaaaaaaaagggggggcaGGGGTACACCCCGGTTCGTTACATGCTTAAAGGCTTGCATTTCCATTGCGGTCTTTTGTTAGTGACGGTACCGCTTTGCGCGGTTCCGGCAATGCTCGGGGCAACGGGGAGGACGCGAAAGTTCCAACGTTTGTCGTCCGCTCGCCCAGCAGTACCGCATTGGTATCATTCCCCCATAAACCGTTCCCCCGCAGCTGGCAATTCCCCAAACCAGTGCCGACACAAGGAATGCTGATGGGAGCCGCTTGAGTGGGCAACAGTACAGAAGTGTTTggacctttcttttccattgaAGCCTTGGGGGATGAGGCCCATGAGCCCTTGAAGGGAGGTACTTTGCTCACGGGTGTGTGAACTTTCTCATTTGTAGGGCTGGCGGTGGAGCGGATCATAATGCATTTTCGTGGCGATCCGTGTTCAGACACATCTATTGGTGGCAGCGGGCTGCTGACACGGATGTTACTTTTGCCGCACATCGACTCAAGCGACTCCCTCGTTAAAACCAAACGAGGAACGTCCTCATTAACATCGTCCCCATGGCACTCCCTCTCATCATCCACCCCGAATCGTACGTTGGAGTCCTCCCTGATCATAACAACTTCCCTCCTCGACGGGCTCCGCGGCTCACACCCCTTAAGGGGCCTTCGCGTTTGAGAGGCCATCGCCGACGGACTGCCGTTATCGGCTATACTGCTCGCCGCGGATGCTTTCTGATTATGTGTAATACTCGCCTTAAAAGTTCTCGATGTCATGGAGCCTGGACTCGATGCTCTAGGACTCTTGCATGAGCAACCGCCCTTCCCATCCCGGCGGTAGAGTGGCGACCCAACCGACATTacctttttgtgtgtggtacCCAACCTGCTCCGTAGGACATTAATGGCAGCAGCCAT
It contains:
- a CDS encoding T. brucei spp.-specific protein — translated: MPAEGPNPREVTSDASVSQEDENLVTDQGGSAKQEREVMTPNNDIHYTSVGVLARGVADPSYSHVVSSDVSYKSSTALSYPEESLSPSCASFGEAGDDSPTDAEHQMGASPCNSIIGSIDMAAAINVLRSRLGTTHKKVMSVGSPLYRRDGKGGCSCKSPRASSPGSMTSRTFKASITHNQKASAASSIADNGSPSAMASQTRRPLKGCEPRSPSRREVVMIREDSNVRFGVDDERECHGDDVNEDVPRLVLTRESLESMCGKSNIRVSSPLPPIDVSEHGSPRKCIMIRSTASPTNEKVHTPVSKVPPFKGSWASSPKASMEKKGPNTSVLLPTQAAPISIPCVGTGLGNCQLRGNGLWGNDTNAVLLGERTTNVGTFASSPLPRALPEPRKAVPSLTKDRNGNASL